A single window of bacterium DNA harbors:
- the dnaK gene encoding molecular chaperone DnaK — MGNIVGIDLGTTNSLIATIWNGEPTLIPNERGSYITPSVVGFTETGELLVGEPAKNQLVANPERTVASIKRLMGSERRITIGDKDFSPQEISAVILKKLKLDAETFLGSQVEEAVITVPAYFTDAQRQATKDAGEIAGFKVERIINEPTAAALAYGFDKVEAKTILVYDLGGGTLDVSIIKLFEGAFKVLATAGINTLGGDDFDYRIVEYLIEQFKQKEKVDINTIPDLAQQRSIKQRLKEAAELAKIDLSSLLETNINLPFLYTGGVEPLHLNENLTRAKLEELTADLINRTTQPIESSMADAKLTVDDIDAVILVGGQTRMPAIQRLVKQVMGKDPLRDINPEECVATGAAIQAGIKRGHLQDLVVVDVAPFTLGIEVEGGRFSEIIPRNTSVPCNRKRIYVTTVDNQTEAHIHVLQGESPMAAENTSLGEFILTGITPAPKGESLVEVNFDYDVNGIVKVTAQDRRTGTAKSITIKSSKSRLTEEDVRMAKRDVSKYTGSMLSQRDKSKLFFEGEGALDKGIKILKRAQAGDIRMSEGSMSKLETACKELKESLLSGDEGKVESALEIVTGFISEYS, encoded by the coding sequence ATGGGGAACATCGTAGGCATTGATCTGGGCACGACAAACTCGCTGATCGCGACCATCTGGAACGGCGAGCCGACGCTGATACCGAACGAGCGCGGCAGTTACATCACGCCGTCCGTAGTCGGATTCACCGAAACCGGCGAACTGCTGGTTGGCGAGCCGGCCAAAAACCAGCTCGTCGCCAATCCGGAGCGTACGGTCGCTTCCATCAAGCGCTTGATGGGGAGCGAGCGCAGGATCACAATCGGCGACAAAGACTTTTCGCCCCAGGAAATCAGCGCGGTAATCCTGAAAAAGCTCAAGCTCGACGCTGAAACCTTTCTGGGCTCACAGGTGGAGGAAGCGGTTATAACGGTTCCCGCATACTTCACCGACGCGCAGCGTCAGGCGACCAAGGACGCCGGCGAAATAGCCGGCTTCAAAGTGGAACGCATCATAAACGAGCCTACGGCCGCCGCGCTGGCGTATGGTTTCGACAAAGTCGAGGCGAAAACGATTCTCGTCTACGACCTCGGAGGCGGCACTCTCGATGTCTCCATAATCAAACTGTTCGAGGGCGCGTTCAAGGTGCTGGCCACGGCCGGCATCAACACGTTGGGCGGCGACGACTTCGATTACCGCATCGTAGAGTACCTGATCGAGCAATTCAAGCAAAAAGAAAAGGTGGATATCAACACGATTCCCGATCTCGCCCAACAGCGCTCGATCAAGCAGAGGTTGAAGGAAGCGGCGGAACTTGCGAAGATAGACCTCTCCAGTCTGCTTGAAACGAACATAAACCTTCCGTTCCTTTATACGGGCGGAGTGGAGCCGCTGCACCTGAACGAAAATCTTACGCGGGCGAAGTTGGAAGAGCTTACGGCCGACCTTATAAACCGCACGACGCAGCCCATCGAAAGCTCGATGGCGGACGCAAAGCTGACGGTTGACGATATTGATGCCGTAATTCTTGTCGGCGGCCAAACCCGCATGCCGGCCATCCAGCGCCTGGTCAAGCAGGTTATGGGCAAAGATCCGCTGCGCGACATCAATCCGGAGGAATGCGTCGCGACTGGCGCCGCGATCCAGGCGGGCATCAAACGCGGCCATCTGCAAGACCTTGTGGTGGTGGACGTGGCACCGTTCACCCTCGGCATCGAAGTCGAAGGCGGCCGCTTCAGCGAAATCATCCCGCGCAATACAAGCGTTCCGTGCAATCGCAAAAGAATTTACGTAACTACAGTGGACAACCAGACCGAAGCGCATATCCACGTGCTTCAGGGCGAAAGCCCCATGGCCGCGGAGAACACGAGCTTGGGCGAGTTCATCCTGACCGGCATCACCCCCGCGCCTAAAGGCGAATCGCTTGTCGAGGTAAATTTCGACTACGACGTCAACGGCATAGTCAAGGTAACCGCGCAGGACCGCCGCACCGGAACGGCGAAGAGCATTACCATCAAAAGTTCCAAGAGCCGCTTGACCGAGGAAGACGTTCGGATGGCCAAGCGCGACGTGAGCAAGTACACGGGCTCGATGTTGTCCCAGCGCGACAAGAGCAAGCTCTTCTTTGAAGGCGAAGGCGCACTCGACAAGGGAATCAAGATACTCAAGCGCGCGCAGGCCGGCGACATCCGGATGTCCGAAGGCTCGATGTCCAAACTTGAAACCGCATGCAAAGAGCTGAAGGAATCCCTGCTTTCCGGAGACGAAGGAAAGGTCGAATCCGCCCTTGAAATCGTTACCGGGTTCATCTCCGAATATTCGTAA